One Coffea eugenioides isolate CCC68of chromosome 2, Ceug_1.0, whole genome shotgun sequence genomic window, cttttattttttttcattggCGGTCTTTTTCAGGTTGGAAAAAACAACATCGTATCGACCTGTCATTACGACGTAGTACTTAGTTAGTGgttttaactttaaaaaaaaaacaacgaaTGTATAATTATTAAAGTTGAATGACCCTTTGGCCTTTTGTCATTGTCTGTCGTCAGTTAACCCCTGATTAAAGCAAACCCAAAAGTTTATGAATGCTGACGATAAACAATTAGTAAAAGAATGGTAGAAAAGTCAGCTGGTTAAATCGAATGCTGCTGCAGACCTCATGCTCGTCTAACCCAATTCTGGATAAAGCTTGCCAAATACTATGCAGCTCTTCGTCTAGGCCTATCGGTTAGTAATTCGTCcctcttctccttctttttcttgtctAGTTCCTCTAAAAGAATAGATGTCTGATTTTGTTGTCTTTCTTGCTTGAATTGAGGTTGGCGAGAGCGGCTGGGAGATGGGTTCTCTATAGTTTCGTGATTGGTGGTTTAAATTGTTtgaaggaatgagctaaagatTGCATTTTGACAATTGGGCTTTTCTTAATTCTGATTGTAATGTTCTCTGTAATTTCTTGATTGATGTTTTGAATTGATtgaaggaatgagctaaagatTTTTGACAGTTGGGGGATTTTCTTGTATTCCGATTATATATTGACGAAGTAGTATTTTTTGAGTAGTTTCTTGAAATTTCCTGAATTTCGCCCTTGATTTTATTGTTCTCCAAGAATGTGTTTTCACTGTTTTTTCGAGGTCAGCATTTGGTTCTTTACCATATTGTTTCGGGAGGAAGTAATTGGCTTCTTAATGTGCTGAATACCTATGGTGAATAACTTCGAAATCCATGTAAGGTTGATGAAGTAGCTTTTAACATCTGTTTAggaattttagcaaataatcatgTTTGTATACATTTGTCAGTTTCATTCAGATATAAAGAGAGATTTGGATAAGATGTACTAGCAGAACTAGAGGACCTGTCTGGATTGCCCATGTTTCTTGTGAAAGTTTTCAGCTTTGTAGAATTCTTTCGAAAGGAGGTTTAGCTTGTACTTGAGAAGTAATTTGAGATAATTAATTTCAAAAGAATCAATTTTTAAAATGTGGCACAGTAATTGTTTCTCTTGATATACAATCAGGAAACATCGTTTCAGTTTAGACATTGTAAAGCATGTAGCACAACCAATGTCAGTGTGCTGGCCTTCATGCTTATCCTTTTTCTTCTGAAACTACTAGTGTTGCATCATAAAAGCTGACATCAATTTTATATCACCAATTTTAAGTTCTGAAGGAAATTCTTTGTGATTGATGCCATCTAAGCTCTTCTCTTCAATTAGTTTGCAGGTTTTGCACATCAGATTGTAATTTGTGGTGCATGATCTATGTTCAAGTAAGATATCACTTCAATCCTGTGATCTTCATAGGTTTCCCTTATATTACTCTTTTCCCCACTTATAGTTCTGTTATGTACCCAGAGGGGGTACTGGTATACTAGAGAGGCTTGCTTGTCATCGCTTAAGGTATTATTGCCTGTTTCCTGGCTGAGAATCTGATTATCCAATTAGGAGCAGCTATTAATTTACTCCTGCTTTTCCTAGAAAACACTCAAGAATCCATCTTTTACTTCAGATTATAGTGTTGCTCATATTTAAGAGGGAAGATAAAGCCTTTTTATGAGGTTGGTCTAAATTGGTATATCATCAGAAGGAAATAGGAAGAAGTGGGAAGGGTCTAGAAATTCTTGAACAGAGAAATACTGAGTGGTTGGTAACTATATTGTTATAGCAATAAATTAGTTGCAATTTACCCTATTAGTGGCCTTTGATTACTATTCGTCTCATGCCTCTTCCATTGTAATCTCAAGAAGCTTTCCTTGAAATCCATTGGCTCATCAGCAGCCTCTGGTACATAACTATTATTGCATATGTGAAAGGTCCTTAAAACCTGAAATGGTAGAAAGAAACATTGAATTTGCATCTTCTACATTCTTAACCTTTTATAGGTGGTTACCAATATCTGTAGGAACAACCATAGCTGTTCCAATTAGAATTAGAGTTGGCAATATCTCAGTAAGTCTGGAGCCCCTTCCAATCATAGATTTACATATAGGCACCTCAATACACTCATCAATGCCATATTTGTAAAATTGTTGGAAGTTGAGACGtgtactttttttattttttgggggtGGGGGCGTTGATTTaagtggtaaaaaaaaaataatttaagcACACTAGATTCACCCTCTGAGTCACATGTCCAATTCTTCTTGTGATTCTCGCTGTATCCATGCCATCCAAATATCACAGCAGATTGAATTGTAAAACATCCTCAGCAGAACTTGACTTTTAAATGTGTTCATGTCTTATAGGGACTGGATAAGTAGCACTTTCAAATTATGCATGCATATAGTAGTAGAGGAGTAAACAAAGATCAGCTTTAATTTATTATGGCTTatcttttaaataaaaatccatTGTTGCATGCTTGAAAACTGTTGCTCCTTTGAAACAAGAATTACAAGTGGGTTATGTGACAAGCTATTGATGAATAGTCCATGACAAATCTGTATTTTATCTGAAAGTTTCTCTGATTGGTATGAGACGGGACCTCTCTTTCTACAAAATGGAACTCACTTCTGTCCTCTAATACCATCAGTGATGGAGAACAATTTGCATTCAAGGAGATGCAGGAGTTTTCTACAGCGGATGGGTTTGTGGAGGTAAGTGAGTGCTTGGCCGAGATGATAAAATATGTGGCAAATGAACCCTCTGTGGGACTTTTCTACATTCAACAACATACACGGAATGCAGCACCAAACCTTATTAATCTCAAGAACAATATCACTGAGAGATCTCGTGAGATGACGTTGCATACAGAAGATTCAGAAGATTCTATTTCCATTATAAGGTCAATGAGAGAATGTGGCTGTCCCATTGCTGATGAGATGATTAAAGACATTAAAAATTCTCTAGCTATCATGTCAGCCAAACATCCAAAAAGAGGATTAATAAATAGCTCAGATTCAGCTTTTCGGTTGGGGAGAACAAGATCTTGGGGACCAGTTGCCTGGGGTCGGAAATCAAGTTCACCACAGCAAGATGGTGATAAAGGTGCTAGTTATCTGTCAAATGTCTTAAAGTCTGCAAAGCTCAAGGCTAGCAATTTGAAATGGCCTCAGGTTGAATCCTCCGAAGAATCAAGAGAAATCAAAGATGAGAAATCAATTTCATATCTTGATCCCTCGTTGTCAGATAGAGGTGCTAGTATCTCTTCTGGTATGCCTGAGGCTGAGGCAGTTGAATTGCCATTGTCAAGTGAGATAGCTGAGGAGCCACAAGAAGTGCCAGTTGACAGAAGCGGGTGTGACGATGATCTGATTTCCTTGGCTGTGAAATATGAAGAATTCAAGGCTGATAGAGAAGCT contains:
- the LOC113760748 gene encoding uncharacterized protein LOC113760748 isoform X1; translated protein: MFNDGEQFAFKEMQEFSTADGFVEVSECLAEMIKYVANEPSVGLFYIQQHTRNAAPNLINLKNNITERSREMTLHTEDSEDSISIIRSMRECGCPIADEMIKDIKNSLAIMSAKHPKRGLINSSDSAFRLGRTRSWGPVAWGRKSSSPQQDGDKGASYLSNVLKSAKLKASNLKWPQVESSEESREIKDEKSISYLDPSLSDRGASISSGMPEAEAVELPLSSEIAEEPQEVPVDRSGCDDDLISLAVKYEEFKADREAKLEEWLGEMKN
- the LOC113760748 gene encoding uncharacterized protein LOC113760748 isoform X2 yields the protein MQEFSTADGFVEVSECLAEMIKYVANEPSVGLFYIQQHTRNAAPNLINLKNNITERSREMTLHTEDSEDSISIIRSMRECGCPIADEMIKDIKNSLAIMSAKHPKRGLINSSDSAFRLGRTRSWGPVAWGRKSSSPQQDGDKGASYLSNVLKSAKLKASNLKWPQVESSEESREIKDEKSISYLDPSLSDRGASISSGMPEAEAVELPLSSEIAEEPQEVPVDRSGCDDDLISLAVKYEEFKADREAKLEEWLGEMKN